A genome region from bacterium SCSIO 12844 includes the following:
- the def gene encoding peptide deformylase has product MALLEVLKYPNPFLKKKVDNVNIEQIESLSETIKNMFETMYHTKGIGLAATQVGINARIFVMDLSEDRSKAMCFINPEIIESHGSTLFEEGCLSFPGVFVKVNRAEKIKVKAYDETGKSFELEADGLKGICIQHETDHLNGITFFDHLSPLKRKMAEKKFSKAQKLSA; this is encoded by the coding sequence ATGGCATTACTTGAGGTTTTAAAGTACCCTAACCCATTTTTAAAAAAGAAAGTTGATAACGTTAATATCGAACAAATTGAAAGTTTAAGTGAAACGATTAAAAATATGTTTGAAACGATGTACCACACTAAAGGTATAGGCCTTGCTGCAACTCAAGTTGGTATTAATGCACGAATATTTGTTATGGATTTATCTGAAGATCGCTCTAAGGCTATGTGTTTTATTAACCCTGAAATTATTGAAAGCCATGGTAGTACGTTATTTGAAGAAGGCTGTTTATCATTTCCTGGAGTATTTGTTAAAGTTAACCGTGCTGAAAAAATCAAAGTAAAAGCCTATGATGAGACAGGCAAATCTTTTGAATTAGAAGCTGATGGATTAAAAGGTATTTGTATTCAACATGAAACTGATCATTTAAATGGCATTACCTTTTTTGACCACCTATCACCATTAAAACGCAAAATGGCTGAAAAAAAATTTAGCAAAGCACAAAAGTTAAGTGCATAA
- a CDS encoding monovalent cation:proton antiporter-2 (CPA2) family protein, with the protein MYIFEQVFIYLLAAVIAVPLAKRLGLGSLLGYLIAGIIIGPLIGFVTDNLDGVKHFAEFGVILMLFIIGLELKPSVLWQMRKQLLGLGGLQIILSTIALAIVALLWGFHWNQALTIGLILSLSSTAIVLQILQEKGWLKTKAGQSSLAVLLSQDIAIIPIFALLPLLALGDFSHLANGHQSLIKLPGWMQALLILGVILGIILIGRFLIRPLFRYIVHLRMLEIFTAFTLLLVVGIALLMNNLGLSPALGTFLAGVVLSDSEYRHEIESQIMPFKGMLMGLFFISIGASINFMLLINDLSTIIIWAVILVVVKFLILALLAKLFKLGSGDFWLFSLGLAQAGEFGFVLFAFADISHILDDQVADMFVLAVTLSMMLTPLLFILFERVIQPKIAYKMHHNNLNHKEYAVVAGIGRFGQVITRLLNGNDYLTSVVDHNAALIEQFNKYGGQGYYGSALSLELLEQAGIKSAKLFVAAINDRRVQVELVKLIKHHYPYKRVIARAIDRHHVYELEEAGADYIVRETFEAAIEAGYQSLLFLGEKPDRAKLRKSLFKAYDLRLVNELKLKWQKKNQDKAYVDPQTSMINELEIILKKEVKKNK; encoded by the coding sequence GTGTATATATTTGAACAGGTATTTATTTATCTTTTGGCAGCAGTGATTGCAGTACCTTTAGCTAAACGGCTTGGTTTGGGGTCATTATTAGGTTATTTAATTGCAGGCATTATTATTGGCCCATTAATTGGCTTTGTTACTGATAATTTAGATGGTGTTAAGCATTTCGCAGAATTTGGTGTTATCTTAATGCTTTTTATTATCGGTCTTGAGCTTAAACCAAGTGTTTTATGGCAGATGAGAAAGCAATTATTAGGTTTAGGTGGACTACAGATTATTCTATCTACAATTGCATTAGCGATTGTTGCATTATTATGGGGCTTTCATTGGAATCAAGCCTTAACAATTGGTCTTATTTTATCACTATCTTCAACAGCAATTGTCTTACAGATTCTACAAGAGAAAGGTTGGCTTAAAACAAAAGCAGGTCAAAGTTCACTTGCCGTATTATTAAGTCAAGATATTGCAATTATTCCTATTTTTGCATTATTACCGCTATTAGCATTAGGAGATTTTAGCCACCTTGCAAATGGACATCAGTCATTAATTAAATTACCTGGTTGGATGCAGGCCTTACTTATTTTAGGTGTTATTTTAGGAATTATTTTAATCGGTCGTTTTTTGATTAGGCCATTATTTCGCTATATTGTACACCTTAGAATGTTAGAGATTTTTACAGCATTTACTTTATTACTTGTTGTTGGTATAGCATTATTAATGAATAACTTGGGTCTCTCTCCTGCATTAGGTACATTCCTTGCTGGTGTTGTTTTGTCCGATAGTGAATATCGCCATGAAATAGAAAGCCAAATTATGCCATTTAAAGGGATGCTGATGGGCTTATTCTTTATTTCAATTGGCGCAAGTATTAATTTTATGTTGTTAATCAATGATTTGTCGACAATTATTATTTGGGCTGTGATATTAGTGGTTGTTAAGTTTTTAATTCTTGCACTATTGGCAAAGCTATTTAAATTAGGCAGTGGGGATTTTTGGTTATTTAGTTTGGGATTAGCTCAAGCTGGTGAGTTTGGCTTTGTATTATTTGCATTTGCAGATATTTCACATATTTTAGATGATCAAGTTGCAGATATGTTTGTATTAGCAGTTACTTTATCTATGATGCTTACGCCATTATTATTTATTTTATTTGAGCGAGTAATCCAACCAAAAATTGCTTATAAAATGCACCATAATAATCTTAACCATAAAGAATATGCGGTTGTTGCTGGTATTGGTAGATTTGGGCAAGTAATTACACGTCTGTTAAATGGTAATGATTATCTAACATCGGTTGTTGATCATAATGCTGCGTTAATTGAACAATTTAATAAATATGGTGGGCAAGGCTATTATGGTAGTGCATTAAGTCTTGAATTATTAGAGCAAGCAGGTATCAAATCAGCTAAGTTATTTGTTGCAGCAATTAATGACCGTCGAGTACAAGTTGAATTAGTTAAGTTAATTAAGCATCACTATCCTTATAAACGTGTTATTGCGCGTGCCATTGATCGACACCATGTCTATGAGTTAGAAGAAGCAGGTGCTGATTATATAGTTAGAGAAACATTTGAAGCAGCGATTGAGGCAGGTTACCAATCATTATTATTTTTAGGTGAAAAACCAGATAGAGCAAAATTAAGAAAAAGTCTATTTAAAGCGTATGACTTACGCTTAGTTAATGAGCTTAAACTAAAATGGCAGAAAAAGAATCAAGACAAAGCGTATGTTGATCCACAGACATCAATGATTAATGAGTTAGAAATTATTCTTAAAAAAGAAGTAAAAAAAAATAAGTAA
- a CDS encoding ferredoxin--NADP reductase, which translates to MAIKAFDLELVSAKMITPNVKHLVLKRVDGEAFEFTAGQFITFLFDCGQAKPKRRSYSIASMPKENNNPYEIEIAVSYVEGGIATKNLFEMQPGDQFSATGPAGRLVLRDESVKRLILVGTGTGIAPYRAMLPELADKVTKANIQVEVLLGVQYRKDALYAEDFLQFAHFYNNIKFTACLSREPEGLENHEHQGYVQSKFDQLALNPLEDVVYLCGNPDMIDQAYELLKDKGFDIKNVRREKYISSN; encoded by the coding sequence ATGGCAATTAAAGCATTTGATTTAGAGCTAGTGAGCGCTAAAATGATTACACCAAATGTTAAGCATTTAGTGTTAAAACGAGTCGATGGTGAAGCATTTGAATTTACCGCAGGGCAATTTATTACGTTTTTATTTGATTGTGGACAAGCAAAGCCCAAAAGAAGAAGTTATTCAATCGCAAGTATGCCAAAAGAGAATAATAATCCATATGAAATTGAAATAGCAGTTTCCTATGTTGAAGGTGGTATTGCAACTAAGAATTTATTTGAAATGCAACCAGGTGATCAATTTAGCGCAACAGGCCCTGCAGGTAGGCTGGTTTTACGAGATGAGTCTGTGAAACGATTGATTTTAGTAGGTACAGGAACTGGAATTGCACCTTATCGAGCGATGCTACCTGAATTAGCAGATAAAGTAACGAAAGCCAATATTCAAGTCGAAGTTTTATTAGGTGTTCAGTATCGTAAAGATGCATTATATGCTGAAGATTTTTTACAATTCGCTCATTTTTATAACAATATCAAATTTACTGCCTGTTTAAGTAGAGAACCTGAAGGCTTAGAAAATCATGAACATCAAGGCTATGTTCAAAGTAAGTTTGATCAATTAGCTCTAAACCCGCTAGAAGATGTCGTTTATCTTTGCGGTAATCCTGATATGATTGATCAGGCTTATGAGTTATTGAAAGATAAAGGCTTCGATATTAAAAATGTACGTAGAGAAAAATATATTTCTTCAAATTAA
- a CDS encoding LysM peptidoglycan-binding domain-containing protein, translating to MAVRHKFISVFVVSVLMMFLPLSAISFTDYTVSRGDTLWGIAVKHKPSGVSTSDMIKAIKGLNLSSSPAVVDNVVRLGDQLSLPDTKAEVDQAIAKLDQAQDNYQKIQRNGVHADNTTNTQTKTQLEASPTKVVSVQSMKQAPKTAAVASSQSEPTNTNNSVDSNNHAIISSVDHIQSQVTRTDQGYTLSVNQAPVKKDSQDSGGHIGSTVIWLIVIVIIILIIVRRLRKKKHVRNQNGNLDYQKRTPQAGSLEGGYQPKAELDASNISEVLVEAMLLLNDGRYDDARHTLQQTLKLKPDSIEIRMKLMEVYAASGDEISFNSERDYLAAHLMSHDDERWQEIDEVYHQYFIARG from the coding sequence GTGGCAGTTAGGCATAAATTTATCTCAGTATTTGTTGTAAGTGTTTTAATGATGTTCTTACCACTTTCGGCTATATCTTTTACGGATTATACTGTCTCAAGAGGTGATACCTTGTGGGGAATTGCTGTTAAGCATAAGCCTTCTGGTGTTTCAACATCAGATATGATTAAAGCAATTAAAGGCTTAAATCTATCATCGTCTCCAGCAGTTGTAGATAATGTTGTGCGCCTAGGTGATCAGTTGTCATTACCCGATACTAAAGCTGAGGTTGATCAGGCAATTGCAAAGCTTGATCAGGCACAAGATAACTATCAAAAAATTCAACGAAATGGTGTGCATGCTGATAATACAACGAATACCCAAACAAAAACGCAGCTAGAAGCATCTCCGACTAAAGTAGTTTCAGTTCAATCGATGAAGCAAGCACCAAAAACAGCTGCTGTTGCTTCAAGTCAATCAGAACCAACAAATACGAATAATAGTGTTGATTCAAATAACCATGCAATTATCTCATCAGTTGATCATATACAAAGTCAAGTTACTCGAACGGATCAAGGTTATACTCTATCCGTTAATCAAGCACCTGTGAAAAAAGATAGTCAAGATAGTGGTGGTCATATTGGTAGTACCGTTATATGGTTGATCGTTATTGTTATTATTATTTTAATTATTGTTCGTAGGCTACGTAAAAAGAAACATGTAAGAAATCAAAATGGTAACTTAGACTATCAAAAACGTACACCTCAAGCTGGTAGTTTAGAAGGTGGTTATCAACCTAAGGCGGAGCTAGATGCATCGAATATTTCTGAAGTTTTAGTTGAGGCGATGCTATTATTAAATGATGGGCGCTATGATGATGCGCGCCATACACTACAACAAACATTAAAACTTAAACCAGATAGTATTGAAATCCGTATGAAATTAATGGAAGTGTATGCGGCAAGTGGTGATGAGATATCATTTAATAGTGAACGTGATTATCTAGCGGCACATTTAATGAGTCATGATGATGAGCGCTGGCAGGAAATTGATGAAGTCTATCATCAGTATTTTATTGCCAGAGGTTAA
- a CDS encoding dipeptide ABC transporter ATP-binding protein, whose amino-acid sequence MALLDVKDLHIWLKDQDQWFKVVNGINFSIEKGQAFALVGESGCGKTMTANAIMRLLPYQAHYIQPSEIYLNQKNLLSLSEVKMRKVRGSEISMIFQEPSLALNPVLTVKQQLLEALLDSKNKVQDALMLLEKVQIANAKAFLNRYPFELSGGMKQRVMIAMALAAKPSLLIADESTTALDVTVQKEILQLLRLLQKQEALSLLFISHNLMLVREIADEIAVMKSGKLVEKNQTEAFFNNPQDPFSRKLLKAVPNEKLAVEPVVSNKIILDAQSISVRFPIKKGFFRRTIGYQVALDKVTLQLKKATTLAVVGESGSGKTTLLKSLLNLEKHRCSGKIFYHHHNYDQLSNRAFKQLTQSVQIVFQDPFSSMNPKLLIKDILSEGLYACRLYRDKNDRYAYLVNLLEKVDLNEDALLRYPHEFSGGQRQRIAIARALSTEPDVLLLDEPTSALDVSVQSSILQLLENLQKEQGLSYLFISHDLMVVASLADEVIVIFQGQVVEYGVASIVLKSPQHPYTEALLSAIPGKKYFNSQDSKLPLDIQTQSVTLKQTVTGCLYHKRCKYAQEQCKDLKPELTGNKHKVRCFYPLN is encoded by the coding sequence ATGGCATTGTTAGATGTAAAGGATTTACATATCTGGCTTAAAGATCAAGATCAATGGTTTAAAGTCGTTAATGGTATTAACTTTTCGATTGAAAAAGGTCAAGCATTTGCGTTGGTCGGAGAGTCAGGCTGTGGTAAAACAATGACTGCAAATGCAATTATGCGCCTTTTACCTTACCAAGCGCACTATATTCAACCGAGTGAAATTTATTTAAATCAAAAAAATCTTTTGAGCTTATCTGAAGTGAAAATGCGTAAAGTTCGTGGTAGTGAAATATCAATGATTTTTCAAGAGCCTTCATTGGCATTGAATCCAGTATTAACGGTTAAACAACAATTATTAGAGGCTTTACTAGATAGTAAAAACAAAGTACAAGATGCCTTAATGTTGCTTGAGAAAGTACAAATTGCAAATGCAAAGGCATTTTTAAATCGTTATCCATTTGAACTTTCAGGTGGCATGAAACAGCGGGTAATGATTGCAATGGCATTAGCTGCAAAGCCGTCATTATTAATTGCAGATGAATCAACAACAGCACTAGATGTTACTGTCCAAAAAGAGATTTTACAATTACTTAGATTACTACAAAAACAAGAAGCATTAAGTTTATTATTTATTAGTCATAATTTAATGCTAGTTAGAGAAATAGCCGATGAAATCGCTGTAATGAAATCAGGTAAATTAGTTGAAAAAAATCAAACCGAAGCTTTTTTTAATAACCCTCAAGACCCATTTAGTCGTAAGCTTTTAAAAGCGGTACCAAACGAAAAGTTAGCCGTTGAGCCAGTAGTTTCAAATAAGATTATACTAGATGCACAGTCGATCTCTGTACGCTTTCCGATTAAAAAGGGTTTTTTTAGGCGTACTATTGGTTATCAAGTAGCCTTAGATAAAGTAACGCTTCAATTAAAAAAAGCAACAACCTTAGCCGTAGTAGGCGAATCTGGTAGTGGTAAAACAACGCTTTTAAAATCATTATTAAATTTGGAAAAACATCGCTGTAGTGGAAAGATTTTTTATCATCATCATAACTATGATCAATTATCTAATCGAGCTTTTAAACAGTTAACTCAAAGTGTACAAATCGTTTTTCAAGATCCGTTTTCATCAATGAACCCTAAGTTATTAATTAAAGATATTTTATCTGAAGGTTTGTATGCTTGTCGATTATATAGAGATAAAAATGACCGTTATGCCTATTTAGTAAATTTATTAGAAAAAGTAGATTTAAATGAGGATGCATTATTACGTTATCCGCATGAGTTTTCAGGTGGTCAACGCCAGAGAATTGCAATTGCACGTGCATTATCGACTGAACCTGATGTGTTGTTACTAGATGAACCAACCAGTGCATTAGATGTGTCCGTTCAATCAAGTATTTTACAATTATTAGAAAATTTACAAAAAGAACAAGGCTTAAGCTATTTATTTATTAGTCATGATTTGATGGTTGTTGCATCTTTAGCTGATGAAGTAATTGTAATATTCCAAGGTCAAGTGGTTGAATACGGTGTAGCTAGTATTGTGCTTAAATCACCACAACACCCATATACTGAAGCTTTATTAAGTGCAATTCCAGGTAAAAAGTATTTTAATTCTCAAGATTCTAAACTCCCACTAGACATTCAAACGCAATCTGTTACATTAAAGCAAACAGTAACTGGTTGCTTATATCATAAGCGTTGTAAGTATGCACAAGAACAATGTAAAGATCTTAAGCCAGAATTAACTGGAAATAAGCATAAAGTACGTTGCTTTTATCCATTAAATTAA
- the rsmI gene encoding 16S rRNA (cytidine(1402)-2'-O)-methyltransferase — MTKERKTGVLYIVATPIGNLNDITLRALEILKTVDFILAEDTRVTAKLLTNFGIQKQLISYHHYNEKKRIDEIEKYLTEGKSIALVSDAGTPLISDPGYVIVSYLREKAFEVIPIPGASAVIAAISASGLKTDQFQFVGFLSSKRKAKEDQLMQIKAYCGTSILYEAPHRLIETLKAIDLVFGEYNQVVLAKELTKQYEHFIKGSAQDILTWLNDDVLRQKGEFVILIQALFVEDGNNNSEIDAKLTDTLKILLDELSLKQAVAITAKLFNHKKNKLYDYALSLTNNKEQS, encoded by the coding sequence ATGACTAAAGAAAGAAAAACAGGTGTTTTATATATTGTTGCAACACCCATTGGCAATTTAAATGATATTACCTTAAGAGCACTAGAAATTTTAAAAACAGTTGATTTCATTCTTGCTGAAGATACAAGAGTAACCGCTAAATTACTCACAAATTTTGGTATTCAAAAACAGCTTATATCGTATCACCATTACAATGAGAAAAAGCGTATTGATGAGATTGAAAAATACTTAACTGAAGGTAAATCAATTGCTTTAGTTAGTGATGCTGGTACACCTTTGATATCAGATCCAGGTTATGTGATTGTAAGTTATTTAAGAGAAAAGGCATTTGAGGTTATTCCAATTCCTGGTGCCTCAGCTGTAATAGCTGCTATTTCTGCTTCTGGGTTAAAAACAGATCAATTTCAATTTGTTGGTTTTTTGTCTTCTAAGCGTAAAGCAAAAGAAGATCAGTTAATGCAAATCAAAGCCTACTGTGGTACGAGTATCTTATATGAAGCGCCACATCGATTAATTGAGACATTAAAAGCAATTGATTTGGTTTTTGGTGAATATAATCAAGTTGTACTAGCAAAAGAATTAACAAAGCAATATGAGCATTTTATTAAAGGTAGTGCTCAAGATATTTTAACTTGGTTAAATGATGATGTTTTAAGGCAAAAGGGAGAGTTTGTTATACTTATCCAAGCACTGTTTGTAGAAGATGGTAATAACAATTCTGAAATAGATGCAAAACTTACAGATACACTAAAAATATTATTAGATGAGCTTTCTTTAAAACAAGCAGTTGCAATTACAGCAAAGCTTTTTAATCACAAGAAAAATAAGTTATATGATTATGCATTATCATTAACAAATAATAAGGAACAATCGTGA
- a CDS encoding HAD family hydrolase: MIKRIVFALKELKTYRKDLKYILNDTSFTVNSVLDLDLVKIKQSGIEVIVLDFDGVLAAHGENEPSKEVKVWLTKLVNLFGENHIYILSNKPTEVRLNYFKKYFPLFRFISGVRKKPYPDGMEKVIQLSKTNAKHIALIDDRLLTGCLAALIAKAQPIYIKKAQSNYKKRPIVEFFFAFLRSAERFFMQF; encoded by the coding sequence GTGATAAAGCGCATAGTATTTGCACTAAAAGAGTTAAAAACTTATAGAAAAGATTTAAAATATATACTTAATGATACCTCTTTTACTGTAAATAGTGTCTTAGATTTAGACTTAGTAAAAATAAAGCAATCGGGTATTGAAGTCATTGTACTTGATTTTGATGGCGTCTTAGCAGCACATGGAGAAAATGAGCCTTCTAAAGAGGTAAAGGTATGGCTTACTAAGTTGGTTAATCTATTTGGTGAGAATCATATTTATATCTTATCGAATAAACCAACTGAAGTTCGATTAAATTATTTTAAAAAGTATTTTCCTTTATTTCGTTTTATATCGGGGGTGAGAAAAAAACCTTATCCAGATGGTATGGAGAAAGTAATTCAACTATCAAAAACAAATGCTAAGCATATCGCACTAATAGATGATCGTTTGTTAACAGGCTGTTTGGCAGCATTGATTGCAAAGGCACAACCAATTTATATTAAAAAAGCACAGTCAAATTATAAAAAAAGACCAATTGTTGAATTTTTCTTTGCTTTTTTAAGAAGTGCTGAGCGGTTTTTTATGCAGTTTTAG
- a CDS encoding APC family permease — protein MSINIHHHKIGFIALTAIGIGTMIGSGWLFSSFYAAKIAGPSAFLAWLVTAVIILILGLCLAEISFNYPKRGLMARLLVISHNKEFAFICTIATWLGLTAVIATEAEGSIQYLSSLSATISPYLFDTVTHQLTHIGLLVSICMVVLFGVINFWGVKILSHSNVLLTVVKVCIPTITAISIMLASFKSSNFHSTGHGFMPYGFSSVFSAMIGAGMIYSFNGFQNIVSFSSEAKNPKRDIPLAMILSIIITLLVYMVLQTSFIGSIDISSGWKNLNFTSPFVQITMMLNLNLMTIVLYIDAVASPSGTGLIYTGSTTRMLTGMSEDKQMPAFFMKMSKYNFSRRSLVTTILLAIVFLVMFKSWASLVSFLSLFYVISYMSIPVCLGKLRAHKIKGQFSIPFIQFLLPFIFAFLSILFIFSGFPYTVYVVGFICLAFIGYTLTQMRYHDSFLQVVLKSSPLLCHVIVLAVLSMLGPLKYGGIGLLSSNLFFGLIVIVSLITYFLVTYVYKSTPEKVV, from the coding sequence TTGAGCATTAATATACATCATCATAAAATTGGTTTTATTGCATTAACAGCAATTGGAATAGGTACAATGATTGGCTCTGGGTGGCTTTTTAGCTCATTTTATGCTGCTAAAATTGCAGGGCCTTCAGCTTTTTTAGCTTGGCTTGTAACGGCAGTTATTATTTTAATACTCGGTTTATGTTTAGCTGAAATATCGTTTAATTATCCTAAAAGAGGACTAATGGCAAGGCTTTTAGTGATTAGTCATAACAAAGAATTTGCCTTTATTTGTACCATTGCAACCTGGTTGGGATTAACTGCTGTCATTGCAACAGAAGCAGAAGGCAGTATTCAGTATCTCTCATCATTATCAGCGACAATAAGCCCATATTTATTTGATACAGTAACACACCAATTAACCCATATTGGCCTATTAGTTTCAATTTGTATGGTGGTATTATTTGGCGTAATCAACTTTTGGGGTGTAAAAATTCTATCCCATAGTAATGTTTTATTAACAGTTGTAAAAGTTTGTATACCTACGATAACAGCAATCTCAATTATGCTTGCAAGCTTTAAGTCGAGTAATTTTCACTCTACTGGCCATGGGTTTATGCCATATGGATTTTCTTCGGTATTCTCAGCAATGATTGGCGCTGGCATGATTTACTCTTTTAATGGTTTCCAAAATATTGTTTCATTTTCATCTGAGGCAAAAAACCCTAAGCGCGATATACCTTTGGCTATGATTCTATCAATTATCATAACCTTATTAGTTTATATGGTGCTTCAGACATCATTTATTGGTTCTATTGATATTTCATCAGGTTGGAAGAATTTAAATTTCACTAGTCCATTTGTTCAAATAACCATGATGTTGAATTTAAATTTAATGACGATTGTTTTATATATTGATGCAGTAGCTTCTCCTTCTGGCACAGGATTAATATATACAGGCTCTACAACTAGAATGTTAACTGGGATGTCAGAAGATAAACAAATGCCGGCATTTTTTATGAAAATGTCTAAGTATAATTTCAGTCGACGTTCTTTAGTAACGACGATTTTATTAGCCATTGTTTTTTTAGTTATGTTTAAATCATGGGCTTCTTTAGTCTCATTTTTATCATTATTTTATGTGATTTCTTATATGTCGATTCCAGTATGTTTGGGTAAGCTTCGAGCCCATAAGATTAAGGGGCAGTTTTCAATACCTTTTATCCAGTTTTTATTACCATTTATTTTTGCATTCTTATCAATTTTATTTATATTTTCAGGTTTTCCTTATACTGTTTATGTGGTTGGCTTTATTTGTTTGGCTTTTATTGGTTATACATTAACGCAAATGAGATACCATGATAGCTTTTTACAAGTTGTATTGAAATCATCACCATTATTATGTCATGTTATTGTATTAGCCGTATTGTCAATGCTTGGACCACTAAAGTATGGTGGTATAGGCCTTTTATCAAGTAATCTCTTTTTTGGATTAATTGTTATTGTTTCATTGATAACTTACTTTTTGGTTACTTATGTTTATAAAAGTACACCTGAAAAAGTGGTTTGA
- a CDS encoding alpha/beta hydrolase, protein MKKENIDDRVIQVSDGVKLNYISTGSGKPMIMLPGGGLSKDIFKYQIEYFSSMMNVIALDKRGHGQSEKVDYGYRLARFAKDLYDVIESLNLNEIILMGHSLGASMIYTYIDLFGLDKISKLIIIDEPACLSVNPSWSEVERQNYGAIYNLDSLHELTDGFIHDTDDQLKHKIVDMMTTKYISDEQKAFILSCMKIPNMAAKQLYFNNICQDYRDVIRKINKPCLFITGEKSLHPYQSHQWLNKQVTNSQLYIFSESDDGNHFMFVESPKLFNQVVEAFLTDQ, encoded by the coding sequence ATGAAAAAAGAAAATATTGATGATAGAGTTATTCAAGTAAGTGATGGTGTGAAATTGAATTATATATCTACTGGAAGTGGTAAGCCAATGATTATGCTACCAGGTGGTGGCTTATCAAAGGATATATTTAAATATCAAATAGAATATTTTTCAAGCATGATGAATGTTATTGCGCTTGATAAGCGTGGGCATGGTCAGTCAGAAAAAGTTGATTATGGCTATCGTTTAGCACGTTTTGCAAAAGACCTATATGATGTCATTGAAAGTCTTAACTTGAATGAAATTATACTGATGGGTCATTCACTTGGCGCATCAATGATTTATACTTATATTGATTTATTTGGTTTAGATAAAATTAGTAAATTAATTATTATTGATGAGCCTGCTTGTTTGTCAGTTAATCCTAGCTGGTCTGAAGTTGAGCGACAAAATTATGGTGCAATTTATAATTTAGACAGTTTACATGAGTTAACGGATGGATTTATTCATGATACAGATGATCAATTAAAACATAAAATTGTTGATATGATGACGACAAAATATATATCAGATGAACAAAAGGCATTTATTCTATCCTGTATGAAAATTCCTAATATGGCAGCAAAACAACTTTATTTTAATAATATATGCCAAGATTATCGTGATGTAATAAGAAAAATTAACAAACCATGCTTATTTATTACTGGTGAAAAAAGTTTACACCCATATCAATCACATCAATGGTTAAATAAGCAAGTTACTAATTCACAATTATATATTTTTTCAGAATCTGATGATGGTAATCATTTTATGTTTGTCGAATCACCAAAGTTATTTAATCAAGTAGTAGAAGCCTTTCTAACAGATCAATAA
- a CDS encoding glyoxylate/hydroxypyruvate reductase A, with translation MAVALIIGKDENERILRKKQIQQWYEALSKLMEHVDIYIYPEIPEPQAVEYVVCWSQPEGIFNQFPNLKCISSIGAGVNHLVSDTSVADEIPIVRVVDPILSRDMAHYVIQAVLNYTRQYARFAHSQQQKFWDQLPPFNTTDEHTVGVMGVGEIGSAIAQALNHIQIPTIGFSRSKKVITGIETYDQSQLNDFLSLSHILVCTLPLTEQTTGIINKDLISQLPKGAYIISIGRGAHTVDDDLLQALDQGHLSGAKLDVFNQEPLPNDHPFWSHPKIEITPHNAAVSDPFSAAICVADNYKRLQNHQPLCYQVNKDKGY, from the coding sequence ATGGCAGTTGCACTAATTATTGGTAAAGATGAAAATGAGCGAATTTTAAGAAAAAAACAAATTCAACAATGGTATGAAGCCCTATCAAAGCTAATGGAGCATGTTGATATTTATATTTATCCTGAGATACCAGAGCCACAAGCAGTTGAATATGTTGTTTGCTGGTCTCAACCTGAAGGTATTTTTAATCAATTTCCTAATTTAAAATGTATTTCTTCTATTGGTGCTGGTGTAAATCATTTAGTTTCCGATACATCAGTTGCAGATGAAATACCCATTGTGCGTGTTGTTGATCCTATATTATCACGTGATATGGCACATTATGTAATTCAAGCGGTTTTAAATTATACGCGCCAATATGCAAGGTTTGCCCATAGCCAACAACAAAAATTTTGGGATCAATTACCACCGTTTAATACGACAGATGAACATACTGTTGGCGTTATGGGTGTTGGTGAAATCGGTAGTGCTATTGCACAAGCATTAAATCATATTCAAATTCCAACCATTGGATTTAGCCGTAGTAAAAAAGTAATTACAGGCATTGAAACTTATGATCAATCTCAACTAAATGACTTCTTAAGTTTAAGCCATATTTTAGTCTGCACACTACCTTTAACTGAACAAACAACTGGCATAATTAATAAAGATTTAATTTCTCAATTACCAAAGGGAGCTTATATTATTAGCATTGGTCGTGGTGCGCATACTGTTGATGATGATTTACTTCAAGCATTAGATCAAGGGCATTTATCTGGTGCAAAGTTAGATGTATTTAATCAAGAACCTTTACCAAATGACCACCCCTTTTGGTCACACCCAAAGATTGAAATTACCCCACATAATGCTGCTGTTAGTGATCCATTTAGTGCTGCAATCTGTGTAGCAGATAATTATAAACGACTACAAAATCATCAACCATTATGCTATCAGGTTAATAAAGATAAGGGTTATTGA